The Gordonia iterans DNA window CCGGGCCGGCACCGATCACCGCGACGCGCTTGGCGTGCCGGGTCTGGCCCAGGGTGAGCACGGTCTCGCGACCCGCGCGCGGATTGAGCAGACACGAGACCTTCTTGCCGACGAAGGCGTGGTCCAGGCACGCCTGATTGCAGCCGATACAGGTGTTGATCTCGTCGGACCGGCCCTGCTCGGCCTTGGTGACGAAGTCCGGATCGGCCAGCAGCGGTCGTGCCATCGAGACCGCGTCGACCCGCCCGCGCTCCAGGATCTCCTCGGCGAACTCGGGAGTGTTGATCCGGTTCGATGCGATCAGCGGGATGTCGACGACGTCGCGCAGCCGCTCGGTGAACTTCACGAAGGCGCCGCGGGGGACCGAGGTGACGATGGTCGGCACCTGCGCCTCGTGCCAGCCGATGTCGGTGTTGATGGCGTCGACGCCTTCGGCCTCTACCTTGCCGGCGAGCAGCGCGATCTCGTCGAACGTCTGCCCGTTCTTGACGAAGTCGGCGACCGACTGCCGCAGGATCACCGGGAAGTCGCGGGGAACCTTCTTCCGGACGGCCTTGACGATCTCGATGAGGAATCGCTGCCGGTTCTCGGTGCTCCCGCCCCACTTGTCGGTGCGGTCGTTGGTGTGCGGGCAGAGGAACTGGTTGATCAGGTAACCCTCTCCGCCCATCAGCTCGATCGCGTCGTACCCGGCGCGCCGGGCCAGCCGGGCCGACTCGCCGAACGACCGGATGACGTGCCAGATCATCTGCTCGGTCATCGTGATGTGCTTGAACGGATGGATGGGCGACGGCTCGCTGCCCGCGGCGACCTTGAACGGCGTGTACCCGTACCGGCCGGCGTGGATCAGCTGGATCGCGATCTTCCCGCCCTCGGCGTGGACCGCCTTGGTGAACTCGCGATGGCGCAGCACGTCGGCATGGTTGGTCAGCTTGCCCGCGAACGGGGCCAGCAACCCGGTGCGCGACGGCGAGAACCCGCCGGTGATGATCAGTCCGACGCCGCCGCGCGCGCGCTCGGCGTAGTAGGCGGCGAGCTTCGGAGTGTCCCAGAAGCGGTCCTCCAGACCGGTGTGCATCGACCCCATCACGACGCGGTTCGGCAGCGTCATACCGCCGATCTGCAGCGGCTCGAAGAGCTTGGGGTAGTGGGGGTTCGGGGCGGTCGTGGGGGCTGCCATGACGGTGCCTTTCTCGTGTGGCGACCGGGGGTCTCGATACGTCCTCGCCTAGCGGCTCGGACTACTCGACCACCGGACGTGCAGTGGTGGGTTGCGGGGCGCCGGCGGCGGATTCGTCGTTCAGTTCGCGGGTCAGACCCGCGATGGTCTCGTCGCACCACTCCACGGTCGCGGCCGACGCGCGGACGCCGCCGCGCAGGACCAGGTACTGGTGCAGTTTGCGGCCGGTCAGGGCGTCCGGCTCCGGGTAGTAGTCGCGTTCGAATCCCCGGTACAGGTCGAGCATCGCCTGCGCTTCGTCGCGATGGGACTTCAGTTCCCCGATGACCGCGGCGAGGTCGCCGAATTCTGCGGCTCGGATCTTGACTCCGAGGTCGCTGCGCAGCGGGATCACCGGGGTGGGGCTGGACACCCATTCGGCGAGCAAGGCCTCACCGGCCGGAGAGAGCGTGTAGACCTTCTTGTCCGGCCGACCGTCCTGCGCGACGTCGGTGTAGGTGACCAGTCCGTCGGCATCGAGCTTCTTGAGAGTGCGGTAGATCTGCTGGTGCGTCGCCGACCAGAAGTAGCCGATCGAGCGCTGAAACTGCTGCCCGATCTCGTAGCCCGTTCCCGGTCGCTCGGCCAGCGACACCAGGATGGCGTGTTCCAAAGCCATACCGACAGCTAACCATGCACCAACGCACTATGCAACAACGAGACTATGAAACTGTGTCACTATCCGCACCGAGGAGGATCCGTGGCTCGTGTGCGGCGAACGCAGCAGGTCAGGACCTTCGGCACGAGCGGAAACCGGTCAGGCCTGATATGAAGTGAATGTGAGCAGATTCCGACGCATCGCGCTTCCCGGTCACGGACCCGAGGACGTGGTGAGTCTTCCGGACGGCCGCGTCTTGGCCGGCCTCGACGACGGACGGCTGATCTCGGTGACGCCGGACTCCGGCGAGGTGGAAGTACTGGCCGACACCGCGGGTCACCTGCTCGGCCTGGAAGTGCTCGACGACGGCTCCATCGTGCTCTGCGACCACGACCGGGGCCTGCTCCGCCTCGACGGCGGGCGCGGCCGCCCGACCGTCCTCGTCGACGAGATCGACGGCCGCCCGCTGCATTTCGCGAGCAATGCGGTGGCGGCCAAGGACGGGACCATCTATTTCACGGCGTCGTCCCAGCGCCATCGCATCGACGCCTGGCGCAGCGACATCATCGAGCACCAGGGGACCGGCCGGCTGATCCGACGCAGCCCCGACGGCGCCGTCGACGTCCTGCTCGACGACCTGCAGTTCGCGAACGGCCTGGTCCTGGCCCCCGACGAATCCGAAGTTCTGGTCGCCGAGACGGGCGCTTCCCGCATCACGCGCTATCGGCTGACCGGACCGAGAGCAGGCGAGTCCGAGGTGCTTCTCGACGACCTGCCCGGCTACCCCGACAACATGTCCATCGGCAGCGACGGCCTGATCTGGTGCGCGCTCGCTTCGCCGCGCAATCCGGTGCTCGAAGGGATCTTCAAGCTGCCGCTGCGCGCACGGAAGATCCTGTCCCGGGTGCCCGAGCGCCTCGGACCCTCCCCGGACGACGTGGTGTGGGCGATCGCCTTCGACTTCGACGGGAAACTGGTGCACGACGTTCGCCCGGCCGGCGTCGACTACACATTCGTGACCAGCGTCGCCGAACGCGACGGCGTGCTCTACTTCGGCACCATCGTCGACGACGCACTCGGGGTGTACCAGCTGGATCCCTCGGCCTGAGCGGCGGTGTCGCCGGTCCAGGCGCTCGCGGAGTCCGCGACCACTCCACGACCTCGACGGGGCGTCACGCGACCAGCCTGCAGGGTGAGCACGTCGTCGGCGATCCCGATCAGTCGAGGGTCGTGGCTGATGAGCAGGGTCGTCCGGCCCGCGGTGAGGCGCCGGAGCGGCCCCACGATGCCGTCCACCGCGTCGTCGTCGAGTGCGGCGGTCGGCTCGTCCAGGACCAGCACCGGCGTGTCCCGCAGGATGGCGCGCGCGATGCACAGACGCTGCCGCTGACCTCCGGAGAGTTCCACGCCGCCGTCGGCCAGTGCGGTGTCGTAACCGTCGCTCAGCGCACTGACGAATTCGTGCGCGCCGGCATCCTCGGCGGCGGCGACCACCTGGGCGCGGCTGGCGCCGGGTCGCCCGTAGGCGATGTTCTCGGCCACCGTGCCGGCTTTGATGGTGGGCGTCTGCGGCAGCAGTGTGACATGGTCCCGCACGGTGGGTCCGTTGAGGCCGGCGTAATCGCTCCCGCCGAGCACGATGCGGCCCGAGTCGGGAAACTCCATCTTGGTGAGCAGCGCTGCCACCGTCGATTTGCCGGCCCCGCTAGGCCCGACCAGCGCCGTGATCCGCCCCGGCCACAGCGTGAGGTCCACACCGTCCAGGACGGTGCGGCCGCCGCGCCGGAACGTCACCGACTGCAGTTCCACCGGGCCGGTGGCCGTGGGAAGTGCGACGACCTCGCCGTCGTCGAGGTGTACGGGCTCGTCGAGCAGGTCGACGATCCGTTCGGCGCTCACTCCCGTCGAGACGATCGACAGGCGCAGATCGGCGATCTCCTGCAGCTTGGGGTGCAACATGGCGAGGTAGCCGGTGAGCGCCAGCAACTGGCCGATGGTCAGCTCGCCCTGGCGGACCTGCCACACTCCCGTGATCGTCACGACCAGCGTGACGATGATCTCGGCGGTGCCCGTCACCGCGCCGAACCCGGCCTCGACGCGGGCGTCGCCCAGCCGCGCGCGGGCCCAGCGGCGTCCGCTCCAGAGCAGTCGCTCGGCCTCGCGGCGCTGCTGGTTGTAGGCGACGGTGGTCTCGTGGCCCGACACCGCGGTGGTGATCGCGTCCGCGATGTCGCTGCTGGCCTCCATCTCGTCTCGGGAGACCCGCAGCTGGCCCCGGCGGAAGAGACTCGAGACGGCCCAGAGCACGGGGACGGCGGCCAGTGCCACACCGGCGACGGGTGGACTCATGATGAACGCCGCGACGGCCAGCCCGGTGACGCTCGCCACGGACACGGTCACGCTGAGCATCCCGGAGCTGATCAGGTGCTCGAGGGCCTCCAGATCGGAGGAGTGGCGCACCACCAGGTCGCCTAGGCCGCGGCGGCGATGTGCAGCCGGCGACAGCCGTTGGACATGAGCGAACACGCGTGTCCGCAGACGTAGGACGATGTTCTCCGAGGCCGCGGTGGACAGCACGGCGCCGAGGTAGTCGGCCGCCGAGGAGGCGGCGGTCAGCGCAATCCAGATCAGCGCCAGCTGGGCGAACGAGGTCCAATGCGTCGCTTCGAGAGCGCCGTCGACGAAGTCGGACAGGACGAACACCCCGACGGCGTCGGCGGCTGCGGCGAGCAGCAGCAGGAGCGCCGCGAGAACGAGGCGTCGGCGCTCGGAGAGGATCTCCGAGCGGAATCGGGTGAACACTGTGACGGGTGACATCGACCTTCTCGATCGGGTGCGGTGGGAACGTGCGTCAGACGCGCCGTGCGCGCCGAACCAGGGAGAGAGGTCCGGCGCGCACGAGCTGGAGTCAGCCAGACGCGATACTCACACCCACTGCCAGATCCACCGGCGGGTGTGGCGGTTCCACACGCGCTGCCGACGGCGCCGCTGCGGCTGCTGGGGTGAGCGGCGCTGACGGTTTCCCTGGCGGTTCGATCCATGTGCCATGTCTTGCTCCTTTGCGATCGGATTCGATTTCCTTGTCCGGCTTCGGTGTTCATCACCGTCGGACAAGAACGAAGTTAGGAGCGCAAACTGGACCGGCCCTGGTCGGAACCTGCCGATCGCCTGTCAACTCTGGCAGGCGGCGACCCACTCCGACTCTCCGTCGGCGTAGGTCTCGTACTTCCAGATCGGTACCGCCGACTTGATCTCGTCGATCACCGTTTCGCAGACGTCGAACGCGGCGCCGCGGTGCGGGGCGGCGACCGCGACCACCACGGCGAGGTCGCCCACGGCGAGGTCTCCGATGCGATGCTGGGCGGCCACCCGCACCTCCGCGGAACGATGGCGGTCGAGGACCTGCTGGAGGAACCGGTCCGCATCCGGGTGCGCCTCGTAACGCAATGCGCGCACCCGGCGGCCGCCGTGGTGGTTGCGCACCACTCCGGTGAACGTCACCAGGGCCCCGTCCGCATCGGTGCGGACTCTGGTCTCGCAGAGGCGCGGATCGAGCGCCTCGTCTCGGATGTCAGTCACGGTGCCCGGTCCCTTCGGCCAGATCGAAGAGGTGATCGAGCAGCGGCCCGAGTACCTCGAGGCCGTCGTTCACCCCGCCCGGCGACCCGGGCAGATTGACGACGAAGCTGCCGCCCGCAAGCCCCGCCAGTCCTCGGCTCAATGACGCGAAAGGGGTTGCCGCACGGCCTTTCTCGCGAATCGCTTCGGCGATTCCGGGAAGCTCGGCGTCCAGGTGCGGGCGCGTCTCCTCGGGCACCCTGTCGTCAGTGGTGGGACCGGTGCCACCGGTGGTGACGACCACGGCGGGCGCCTCCGCCAGCGCGGACCGCAACGCGGACCCGAACTCGACGTCGGCCACCACGATCGGTCCGTCGACCTCGAATCCGCGCCGGCCCAGCCACTCGGCGATCACCGGTCCGGTGCGGTCGCTGCGTTCGCCGGCGGCGATCCGGGTGGACGAGACGAGGACCACCGCACGACGACCCGGATGGAGGTGAACCCGCCCTGGGGCGGGCGCGCCGGCCGGCGCGGGAGCAGGTGAGTCACGGGTCCAGTGACCGTGCCTGCCCCCGGACTTCTCCTGGAGGCCGACGTCGGTCATTCGGGCCGCCGGATCGAGGGCTTTGACCATGTCGTGCAAG harbors:
- the moaCB gene encoding bifunctional molybdenum cofactor biosynthesis protein MoaC/MoaB, whose protein sequence is MAADLNSPGPNAGNSAGSTGLTHLRADGTAAMVDVSGKAVTERTAIARGVFVTTAAVVDAVRGGGVAKGDVLATARIAGIMGAKNTSVLIPLCHPLPLSRMAVDFELLTDQIVVSATAKTTGRTGVEMEALTAVSVAGLTLHDMVKALDPAARMTDVGLQEKSGGRHGHWTRDSPAPAPAGAPAPGRVHLHPGRRAVVLVSSTRIAAGERSDRTGPVIAEWLGRRGFEVDGPIVVADVEFGSALRSALAEAPAVVVTTGGTGPTTDDRVPEETRPHLDAELPGIAEAIREKGRAATPFASLSRGLAGLAGGSFVVNLPGSPGGVNDGLEVLGPLLDHLFDLAEGTGHRD
- a CDS encoding NADPH-dependent 2,4-dienoyl-CoA reductase, encoding MAAPTTAPNPHYPKLFEPLQIGGMTLPNRVVMGSMHTGLEDRFWDTPKLAAYYAERARGGVGLIITGGFSPSRTGLLAPFAGKLTNHADVLRHREFTKAVHAEGGKIAIQLIHAGRYGYTPFKVAAGSEPSPIHPFKHITMTEQMIWHVIRSFGESARLARRAGYDAIELMGGEGYLINQFLCPHTNDRTDKWGGSTENRQRFLIEIVKAVRKKVPRDFPVILRQSVADFVKNGQTFDEIALLAGKVEAEGVDAINTDIGWHEAQVPTIVTSVPRGAFVKFTERLRDVVDIPLIASNRINTPEFAEEILERGRVDAVSMARPLLADPDFVTKAEQGRSDEINTCIGCNQACLDHAFVGKKVSCLLNPRAGRETVLTLGQTRHAKRVAVIGAGPAGLSAAVSAAQRGHRVDLFEAGDSIGGQFSIAARIPGKEEFNETIRYYNRQLEINNVTLHLGARVDAEQIIGEGFDQVIIATGVVPRVPDIAGIDHPMVMSYADAVLGRREIGKRVAVIGAGGIGFDVTEFLTTDESPTLNLKEWEQEWGVTEDLDTPGFVTKPRPLPAARQVYMVQRKPGRQGKTLGKTTGWVHRAAVKMKGVEQISGATYDLIDDDGLHITLHDKEGNETGKRVLEVDNVVVCAGQESVRDLVDPLTEAGVTTHVIGGADLASELDAKRAIRQGTEVAAGLP
- a CDS encoding ABC transporter ATP-binding protein, whose product is MSPVTVFTRFRSEILSERRRLVLAALLLLLAAAADAVGVFVLSDFVDGALEATHWTSFAQLALIWIALTAASSAADYLGAVLSTAASENIVLRLRTRVFAHVQRLSPAAHRRRGLGDLVVRHSSDLEALEHLISSGMLSVTVSVASVTGLAVAAFIMSPPVAGVALAAVPVLWAVSSLFRRGQLRVSRDEMEASSDIADAITTAVSGHETTVAYNQQRREAERLLWSGRRWARARLGDARVEAGFGAVTGTAEIIVTLVVTITGVWQVRQGELTIGQLLALTGYLAMLHPKLQEIADLRLSIVSTGVSAERIVDLLDEPVHLDDGEVVALPTATGPVELQSVTFRRGGRTVLDGVDLTLWPGRITALVGPSGAGKSTVAALLTKMEFPDSGRIVLGGSDYAGLNGPTVRDHVTLLPQTPTIKAGTVAENIAYGRPGASRAQVVAAAEDAGAHEFVSALSDGYDTALADGGVELSGGQRQRLCIARAILRDTPVLVLDEPTAALDDDAVDGIVGPLRRLTAGRTTLLISHDPRLIGIADDVLTLQAGRVTPRRGRGVVADSASAWTGDTAAQAEGSSWYTPSASSTMVPK
- a CDS encoding PadR family transcriptional regulator, encoding MALEHAILVSLAERPGTGYEIGQQFQRSIGYFWSATHQQIYRTLKKLDADGLVTYTDVAQDGRPDKKVYTLSPAGEALLAEWVSSPTPVIPLRSDLGVKIRAAEFGDLAAVIGELKSHRDEAQAMLDLYRGFERDYYPEPDALTGRKLHQYLVLRGGVRASAATVEWCDETIAGLTRELNDESAAGAPQPTTARPVVE
- a CDS encoding SMP-30/gluconolactonase/LRE family protein, with amino-acid sequence MSRFRRIALPGHGPEDVVSLPDGRVLAGLDDGRLISVTPDSGEVEVLADTAGHLLGLEVLDDGSIVLCDHDRGLLRLDGGRGRPTVLVDEIDGRPLHFASNAVAAKDGTIYFTASSQRHRIDAWRSDIIEHQGTGRLIRRSPDGAVDVLLDDLQFANGLVLAPDESEVLVAETGASRITRYRLTGPRAGESEVLLDDLPGYPDNMSIGSDGLIWCALASPRNPVLEGIFKLPLRARKILSRVPERLGPSPDDVVWAIAFDFDGKLVHDVRPAGVDYTFVTSVAERDGVLYFGTIVDDALGVYQLDPSA
- a CDS encoding molybdenum cofactor biosynthesis protein MoaE; its protein translation is MTDIRDEALDPRLCETRVRTDADGALVTFTGVVRNHHGGRRVRALRYEAHPDADRFLQQVLDRHRSAEVRVAAQHRIGDLAVGDLAVVVAVAAPHRGAAFDVCETVIDEIKSAVPIWKYETYADGESEWVAACQS